A genomic region of Streptomyces rimosus contains the following coding sequences:
- a CDS encoding GMC family oxidoreductase yields MDRRLMTRRRAPARTVSCDALVIGSGAGGAVAALELARAGHPTVVLEEGPRTTTAELAASAPAANLRRLYRDAGLTPILGSPVIPYGEGRCVGGSTVVNGGLLWAPPDALLDRWARVMGTTDYRAERLAGHLSTVSERLGAGEQPHGDGNADSRLLAEAADALGWRWSAARRAAPGCRHLNRCPTGCPGGAKRSMLVSYLPEAERYGAVIEPGTRAVLLRHDGRTVHRVSALGGPDGRTRIDYRPRTVFLAAGSVGSALLLQRSGIHARTAGRAMGFHVNFRLVARFADPVHAGRGTIFTAQLREFEDLGIHVMPANLTPGSLAAALAGHGPAVVNPLLADLPRVAVYTVQVRMSGRVAVRHLPGGGRSLRHRMAPYDRGLLRFALGRAARLLFRAGAVELYPPCTSVLRSESAAREFAVRADPRSWDLVCVHAMASCPMGWSALGGVCDQHGRPYGFTNLRLCDASVLPGPAGLSPQGTVMAFAHEIAARYLSSPPQVPTRRHCDSDTPS; encoded by the coding sequence ATGGACCGCCGCCTCATGACCCGCCGCCGCGCCCCCGCCCGCACCGTCTCCTGCGACGCCCTGGTCATCGGCTCCGGAGCCGGTGGCGCGGTCGCCGCGCTGGAGCTGGCGCGGGCCGGTCACCCCACCGTCGTCCTGGAGGAAGGCCCCCGGACGACCACCGCCGAACTCGCCGCGTCCGCCCCTGCCGCGAACCTGCGCCGCCTCTACCGCGACGCCGGGCTGACCCCCATCCTCGGCAGCCCGGTCATCCCGTACGGCGAGGGCCGCTGCGTGGGCGGCAGCACGGTCGTCAACGGCGGGCTGCTGTGGGCACCGCCGGACGCGCTGCTGGACCGCTGGGCGCGGGTCATGGGCACCACCGACTACCGCGCCGAACGGCTGGCCGGGCACCTGAGCACGGTGTCCGAACGGCTCGGCGCCGGCGAGCAGCCGCACGGCGACGGCAACGCGGACTCGCGGCTGCTCGCCGAGGCGGCCGACGCCCTGGGCTGGCGGTGGTCCGCCGCCCGGCGGGCCGCCCCCGGCTGCCGCCACCTGAACCGCTGCCCGACCGGCTGCCCCGGCGGCGCCAAGCGCAGCATGCTGGTCAGCTATCTGCCGGAGGCGGAGCGGTACGGGGCGGTCATCGAGCCCGGGACGCGGGCCGTGCTGCTGCGGCACGACGGCCGCACCGTGCACCGCGTTTCGGCCCTCGGCGGTCCGGACGGCCGTACCCGCATCGACTACCGGCCGCGTACGGTCTTCCTCGCCGCCGGGTCCGTCGGCAGCGCCCTCCTCCTCCAGCGCAGCGGCATCCACGCCCGCACCGCCGGGCGGGCCATGGGTTTCCACGTCAACTTCCGTCTGGTGGCCCGCTTCGCCGACCCGGTGCACGCCGGGCGGGGCACGATCTTCACGGCCCAGCTGCGGGAGTTCGAGGACCTGGGCATCCACGTGATGCCCGCCAACCTCACCCCCGGATCGCTCGCGGCGGCGCTCGCCGGGCACGGCCCCGCGGTGGTCAACCCGCTGCTGGCGGACCTGCCGCGGGTCGCGGTGTACACGGTGCAGGTACGGATGAGCGGACGGGTCGCCGTACGCCATCTGCCGGGCGGCGGACGCTCGTTGAGGCACCGAATGGCCCCGTACGACCGCGGCCTGCTGCGCTTCGCGCTCGGCCGGGCGGCGCGGCTGCTGTTCCGGGCGGGTGCCGTGGAGCTGTACCCGCCCTGTACCAGCGTACTGCGTTCGGAGAGCGCGGCACGGGAGTTCGCGGTCCGCGCGGACCCGCGCAGCTGGGACCTGGTGTGCGTCCACGCCATGGCGTCCTGCCCGATGGGGTGGTCAGCGCTGGGCGGGGTCTGCGACCAGCACGGCCGCCCGTACGGTTTCACGAACCTCCGGCTGTGCGACGCCTCGGTGCTGCCCGGACCGGCCGGGCTCAGCCCGCAGGGCACGGTCATGGCCTTCGCGCACGAGATCGCCGCCCGCTACCTCTCCTCACCCCCTCAGGTCCCCACGAGGAGGCACTGTGACAGCGACACCCCATCCTGA
- a CDS encoding FAD-dependent oxidoreductase, translated as MTATPHPDTDGARHRAEGRPRGLLRPTGPVVDCDIAVIGSGMGGATLAYALRGTGARVLVVERGDFLPREWQNWSAPAVFTAGRYRNAEPWYDAGADRYFDPGVHYYVGGNTKVFGATLPRFREADFGPVEHAEGVSRGWPFPYGVLEPHYARAERLYRVHGARGADPTDPWRSGEYPWPAVAHEPPVASLAESLRAQGLKPFALPTGVDLRADGACLRCATCDGFPCLVEAKSDADVCALRPALAAGNVSLLTRTTVTRLVTGPSGRRVTTALAQYEGRELRIQAGRFVLACGAVNTAALLLRSEPGALRTGPVRETGLANGSGQAGRNYMVHNSTFLMAVDPRRADEVVFQKTLGVNDWYLGNGTHGPLGNVQALGKLRAPSAGGLWPRAPRPLLAAATRRSMDLYLTSEDLPVPDNRVTVGPRERVEVHWRPVNLPPHRELVRRATAMMRRAGFPLVFTRRMGIAVNSHQCGTAVAGEDPATSVVGPDCKAHELDNLWVADSSWFPSSAAVNPALTIAANALRIAPMVAGIADVAEEMEVPYGPGAGDPRDGGSAGPCPTGGPRGDRGTAGP; from the coding sequence GTGACAGCGACACCCCATCCTGATACCGACGGCGCGCGGCACCGCGCCGAAGGCCGCCCGCGCGGCCTGCTCCGCCCCACCGGTCCCGTCGTGGACTGCGACATCGCCGTCATCGGCTCCGGCATGGGCGGCGCGACCCTGGCGTACGCCCTGCGCGGCACCGGCGCGCGGGTCCTGGTCGTCGAGCGCGGCGACTTCCTCCCCCGGGAGTGGCAGAACTGGTCCGCTCCCGCGGTCTTCACCGCCGGGCGCTACCGCAACGCCGAACCCTGGTACGACGCCGGCGCCGACCGCTATTTCGACCCCGGCGTGCACTACTACGTCGGCGGCAACACCAAGGTCTTCGGCGCCACCCTGCCGCGCTTCCGGGAGGCCGACTTCGGTCCGGTGGAGCACGCGGAGGGCGTCTCGCGCGGCTGGCCGTTCCCGTACGGCGTGCTGGAGCCGCACTACGCGCGCGCCGAACGCCTCTACCGGGTGCACGGCGCGCGCGGGGCCGATCCGACCGACCCCTGGCGCTCGGGCGAGTACCCGTGGCCCGCGGTGGCCCACGAACCCCCGGTCGCCTCGCTCGCGGAGTCGCTGCGCGCCCAGGGTCTGAAGCCGTTCGCGCTGCCCACCGGCGTCGATCTGCGCGCGGACGGCGCGTGCCTGCGCTGCGCCACCTGCGACGGCTTCCCGTGCCTGGTCGAGGCCAAGAGCGACGCCGACGTGTGCGCGCTGCGTCCCGCGCTGGCCGCGGGCAACGTCTCGCTGCTGACCCGGACCACCGTCACCCGGCTGGTGACCGGCCCGTCCGGACGGCGGGTGACCACGGCGCTGGCCCAGTACGAGGGGAGGGAGCTGCGTATCCAGGCCGGGCGTTTCGTGCTGGCCTGCGGAGCGGTCAACACGGCCGCACTGCTGCTGCGTTCGGAGCCCGGCGCCCTGCGCACCGGCCCCGTACGGGAAACCGGCCTGGCCAACGGCTCCGGGCAGGCCGGGCGCAACTACATGGTGCACAACTCGACGTTCCTGATGGCCGTCGACCCGCGCCGCGCCGACGAGGTGGTGTTCCAGAAGACGCTGGGCGTCAACGACTGGTACCTGGGCAACGGCACCCACGGCCCGCTCGGCAACGTACAGGCCCTGGGCAAGCTGCGGGCCCCCTCGGCGGGCGGCCTGTGGCCCAGGGCCCCGCGCCCGCTGCTCGCCGCCGCCACCCGGCGCAGCATGGACCTCTACCTCACCAGCGAGGACCTACCGGTGCCGGACAACCGCGTGACGGTCGGCCCCAGGGAGCGGGTCGAGGTGCACTGGCGGCCGGTGAACCTGCCGCCGCACCGCGAACTGGTGCGCCGCGCCACGGCCATGATGCGCCGGGCGGGCTTCCCCCTGGTCTTCACCCGGCGGATGGGCATCGCCGTCAACTCGCACCAGTGCGGCACCGCGGTGGCCGGGGAGGACCCGGCGACCAGCGTCGTCGGCCCGGACTGCAAGGCGCACGAACTGGACAACCTCTGGGTCGCGGACAGCTCCTGGTTCCCGTCCTCGGCGGCGGTCAACCCGGCGCTGACGATCGCCGCGAACGCGCTGCGGATCGCGCCCATGGTGGCGGGCATCGCGGACGTCGCGGAGGAGATGGAGGTGCCGTACGGGCCCGGGGCGGGCGACCCCCGGGACGGCGGCTCCGCGGGCCCGTGCCCCACCGGCGGCCCCCGGGGCGACCGAGGGACCGCGGGCCCATGA
- the sbnA gene encoding 2,3-diaminopropionate biosynthesis protein SbnA → MIVDHAYDLVTDDLFLRLDGLLPHAELFLKLEGLNPAGSVKLKTATGLVEDAERRGVLRPGGSLIESSSGNLGIALSAVCAAKGYTFTCVTDPHVPRQSVALMRAFGAHVCTVDTRDGNGGYLGSRIALIRSALDLDPTLTWLNQYANPANPAVHAARTAAAVLREIRTVDYLFVGAGTTGTVMGCAAHFRRHSPRTTVVAVDAEGSVTFGGPPGPRRIPGLGTSRVPEICRPREVHRLVSVPERDAVLMCRRLARSHGLAVGGSTGSVLSAVLRLRSGIPPGARVVALSADLGERYLDTVYDDAWVTGHFGAAVAGRSGRPRHSGTTQAAPEEVR, encoded by the coding sequence ATGATCGTCGACCACGCCTACGACCTGGTCACCGACGACCTCTTCCTGCGCCTGGACGGACTGCTGCCGCACGCCGAGCTGTTCCTGAAGCTGGAAGGGCTCAACCCGGCCGGGTCGGTCAAGCTCAAGACCGCCACCGGCCTGGTCGAGGACGCCGAGCGGCGCGGCGTGCTGCGCCCCGGCGGCTCGCTGATCGAATCGTCCTCCGGCAACCTGGGCATCGCCCTGAGCGCGGTCTGCGCGGCCAAGGGCTACACCTTCACCTGCGTCACCGACCCGCACGTACCGCGGCAGAGCGTCGCCCTGATGCGCGCGTTCGGCGCCCACGTCTGCACCGTCGACACCCGCGACGGCAACGGCGGCTACCTGGGCAGCCGGATCGCGCTGATCCGCAGCGCCCTGGACCTCGACCCGACGCTGACCTGGCTCAACCAGTACGCCAACCCCGCCAACCCGGCCGTGCACGCGGCGCGCACCGCGGCCGCCGTGCTGCGCGAGATCCGCACCGTGGACTACCTCTTCGTCGGCGCCGGCACCACCGGCACCGTCATGGGCTGCGCCGCGCACTTCCGCCGCCACTCGCCCCGTACGACGGTCGTCGCGGTGGACGCCGAGGGCTCGGTGACCTTCGGCGGCCCGCCCGGCCCCCGCCGCATCCCGGGCCTGGGCACCAGCCGGGTGCCGGAGATCTGCCGCCCGCGCGAGGTGCACCGGCTGGTGTCGGTGCCCGAGCGGGACGCCGTACTGATGTGCCGCCGGCTCGCCCGCAGCCACGGCCTGGCCGTCGGCGGCTCCACCGGTTCGGTGCTCAGCGCCGTGCTGCGGCTGCGGTCCGGCATCCCGCCGGGCGCCCGCGTGGTGGCGCTCTCCGCCGACCTCGGCGAGCGCTACCTGGACACCGTGTACGACGACGCCTGGGTCACCGGGCACTTCGGCGCGGCGGTGGCCGGACGGTCCGGCCGCCCCCGTCATTCCGGAACAACGCAGGCCGCCCCAGAGGAGGTTCGCTGA
- a CDS encoding iron-containing redox enzyme family protein has protein sequence MIPPSPVNAAPAPGRPRPPAAPGGGDGPQALPDPGSLQDLYWPPVHPFESLDPELVRFVAAPPPARAALLARLRADPEAHGRFLHDHLATLYAHSLGYRDGPAAHAPDDDLEIALYAARTRLEHEFLTYGCSPAPVPDLRGQEAAADHLEALAADNPGASHPLFRFLATDATREQIEYFLRCELIRNEVVDDEVALLVVGLQGHQKAVAASNLWDECGRGRLENFHTYWLRRQLGSSAGWEALASYRRDHPWFAKPTSNLFAALLLRPARVQAAYGCFLVFESWVEPHFTLLLEGMTRVGIHDDDMRVYYTAHTRIDPRHSQDLCDGLRAQRPRLTPREVRAALNGAHLAVDTGVRQYDSILRHLETMGPRGVPAPQAGDH, from the coding sequence ATGATCCCGCCCTCCCCCGTGAACGCCGCCCCGGCACCCGGCCGCCCCCGGCCCCCCGCCGCGCCGGGCGGCGGTGACGGTCCCCAGGCCCTACCGGACCCCGGGAGTCTCCAGGACCTGTACTGGCCGCCCGTCCACCCCTTCGAGTCCCTGGACCCGGAGCTGGTCCGCTTCGTGGCCGCTCCCCCGCCCGCACGGGCCGCCCTGCTCGCCCGCCTGCGCGCCGACCCCGAGGCGCACGGCCGCTTCCTCCACGACCACCTCGCCACCCTCTACGCCCACTCCCTCGGCTACCGCGACGGCCCGGCCGCGCACGCTCCCGACGACGACCTGGAGATCGCGCTGTACGCGGCCCGCACCCGCCTGGAGCACGAGTTCCTGACCTACGGCTGTTCCCCCGCGCCCGTACCGGACCTGCGCGGCCAGGAAGCCGCCGCAGACCATCTGGAAGCGCTCGCCGCCGACAACCCCGGCGCCTCCCACCCCCTCTTCCGCTTCCTCGCCACCGACGCGACCCGCGAGCAGATCGAGTACTTCCTGCGCTGCGAGTTGATCCGCAACGAGGTCGTGGACGACGAGGTCGCCCTGCTCGTCGTCGGGCTCCAGGGCCACCAGAAGGCGGTCGCCGCGTCCAACCTGTGGGACGAGTGCGGGCGCGGGCGGCTGGAGAACTTCCATACGTACTGGCTGCGCCGCCAGCTCGGCTCGTCCGCCGGCTGGGAAGCACTGGCCTCCTACCGCCGCGACCACCCCTGGTTCGCCAAGCCCACCTCCAACCTCTTCGCCGCGCTGCTGCTGCGCCCCGCCCGCGTCCAGGCCGCGTACGGCTGCTTCCTCGTCTTCGAAAGCTGGGTCGAACCACACTTCACCCTGCTCCTGGAGGGCATGACGCGGGTGGGCATCCACGACGACGACATGCGCGTGTACTACACCGCCCACACCCGTATCGACCCCCGCCACAGCCAGGACCTGTGCGACGGCCTGCGCGCCCAGCGCCCCCGGCTCACTCCCCGGGAGGTACGGGCCGCGCTGAACGGGGCCCACCTCGCGGTCGACACGGGTGTACGGCAGTACGACAGCATCCTGCGTCACTTGGAGACCATGGGCCCGCGGGGTGTACCCGCGCCACAGGCCGGGGACCACTGA
- a CDS encoding ROK family protein has protein sequence MTDPDRSTRQAGATDAVLTLPGPMPDGPGGVTLGLDIGGTVLKSALVAPDGTVRYESRCSTRAQDGPDAVLRTVLDHAAETLAKARAEGEDVRAVGIASCGLVDEDAGTVVFSASIQWRDLPLRRLASEHLGLPVALGHDVRSGGLAEARLGAGRGHRVVLFVPVGTGVGGALLLDGKPFPGSHWRSAEVGHVVTRPDGDPCPCGQRGCLDTLAGGVAVARRYNERRGTLPPVSGAEEVAKRAAAGDPAAVRVWEEAADAMAQTLLTAVTLFDPAVLVLGGGLSQAGEQLRAPLRRGLERRAAFQALPDLVFARLGERAGRIGAGLLAWDLVRASEGVRT, from the coding sequence ATGACGGACCCGGACCGCAGCACCCGGCAGGCGGGCGCCACCGACGCCGTACTGACCCTGCCCGGCCCGATGCCCGACGGTCCCGGCGGCGTCACGCTCGGGCTCGACATCGGCGGCACCGTCCTGAAATCCGCACTCGTCGCCCCCGACGGAACGGTCCGGTACGAGAGCCGCTGTTCCACCCGTGCCCAGGACGGCCCCGACGCCGTGCTGCGCACCGTCCTCGACCATGCCGCCGAAACCCTGGCCAAGGCACGCGCCGAGGGCGAGGACGTGCGCGCGGTGGGCATCGCCTCCTGCGGGCTGGTGGACGAGGACGCGGGCACCGTGGTGTTCTCGGCCTCCATCCAGTGGCGCGATCTGCCGCTGCGACGGCTGGCGTCCGAGCATCTGGGCCTGCCGGTCGCGCTCGGGCACGACGTACGGTCCGGCGGCCTCGCCGAAGCGCGGCTGGGCGCCGGGCGCGGCCACCGGGTCGTCCTGTTCGTGCCCGTCGGTACGGGCGTGGGCGGTGCGCTGCTGCTGGACGGAAAGCCGTTCCCGGGCAGCCACTGGCGCTCGGCGGAGGTCGGCCACGTCGTCACCCGGCCGGACGGCGACCCGTGCCCGTGCGGCCAGCGCGGCTGCCTGGACACCCTCGCGGGCGGTGTCGCCGTGGCCCGCCGCTACAACGAGCGCCGCGGCACGCTGCCCCCGGTCTCCGGCGCCGAAGAGGTGGCGAAGCGCGCGGCGGCGGGCGACCCGGCGGCCGTACGGGTGTGGGAGGAGGCCGCCGACGCGATGGCCCAGACCCTGCTGACGGCCGTCACCCTCTTCGACCCGGCCGTCCTCGTCCTGGGCGGCGGCCTCAGCCAGGCGGGCGAGCAGCTGCGCGCACCGCTGCGGCGCGGTCTCGAACGGCGGGCCGCCTTCCAGGCCCTGCCCGACCTCGTCTTCGCCCGGCTGGGCGAACGGGCGGGCCGGATCGGCGCCGGGCTGCTGGCCTGGGACCTCGTCCGTGCCTCCGAAGGCGTACGGACATGA
- a CDS encoding purine-cytosine permease family protein gives MDHPVSGAGPAGAEAPRPTAAPDRRLVEGRTIDAVPEDERHGRPRDLFAVWFAANISPLTIVSGTIAPLVFDLGLWPAIAAVTLGNLLGGFLMALHAAQGPRLGVPQMIQSRGQFGSHGSLLVTLVVVFMYAGWFASNLVIAGQALHRSVPAVDISAWLVLCGLAGLVVAIVGYDLIHRVGRWATVLTLSLLALCAVRVLLTPGVLERAMKATGFTVSGFVGMTAIGILLQITYAPYVSDYTRYMPAHAASRRSTLWFTYWGSVLGSVLPMFLGIVMGIAVADDAIAGLDTVLGGTLSAVVLCSFAVIVVHVNSMNLYGTSLCLITAAQTFRHRWLPGRPARTALIAAPLALGLTLALAFQDTFLASYTDFLAILQYVLIPWTAINLVDFYLVRRGHYDVPSFFAPGGGVYGRVNGPAVLVYAVSFALEVPFMHTSAYTGPVAGALGGIDLSWAVGLLVPSVAYWLIARRRTAAVPHGTTAAAPAPALPQEGS, from the coding sequence ATGGACCACCCCGTCTCCGGCGCCGGCCCGGCCGGCGCCGAGGCCCCCCGCCCCACCGCCGCCCCGGACCGCCGCCTGGTCGAGGGCCGCACCATCGACGCCGTACCGGAGGACGAGCGCCACGGCCGCCCGCGCGACCTGTTCGCCGTCTGGTTCGCCGCCAACATCAGTCCGCTGACCATCGTCTCCGGCACCATCGCGCCGCTCGTCTTCGACCTCGGCCTGTGGCCGGCCATCGCCGCGGTGACCCTCGGCAACCTGCTCGGCGGCTTCCTGATGGCCCTGCACGCGGCACAGGGCCCCCGCCTCGGCGTCCCCCAGATGATCCAGAGCCGCGGCCAGTTCGGCAGCCACGGCTCGCTGCTGGTCACGCTCGTGGTCGTCTTCATGTACGCGGGCTGGTTCGCGTCCAACCTGGTGATCGCCGGGCAGGCGCTGCACCGCTCGGTGCCCGCCGTGGACATCTCCGCCTGGCTGGTGCTGTGCGGGCTGGCCGGCCTGGTCGTCGCGATCGTCGGCTACGACCTGATCCACCGCGTCGGCCGCTGGGCCACCGTGCTGACCCTCTCCCTGCTCGCGCTGTGCGCCGTACGGGTGCTCCTGACCCCCGGCGTGCTCGAACGCGCCATGAAAGCCACCGGCTTCACCGTCTCCGGCTTCGTCGGCATGACCGCGATCGGCATCCTGCTCCAGATCACCTACGCCCCGTACGTCTCGGACTACACCCGCTACATGCCCGCGCACGCCGCGTCCCGCCGCTCCACCCTGTGGTTCACCTACTGGGGCAGCGTCCTGGGCAGCGTGCTGCCGATGTTCCTCGGCATCGTCATGGGCATCGCGGTGGCGGACGACGCGATCGCCGGGCTGGACACCGTGCTCGGCGGCACCCTCTCCGCCGTCGTCCTGTGCTCCTTCGCCGTCATCGTCGTCCACGTCAACTCCATGAACCTGTACGGCACGTCACTCTGCCTGATCACCGCGGCGCAGACCTTCCGGCACCGCTGGCTGCCCGGCCGCCCGGCCCGTACCGCGCTGATCGCGGCCCCGCTCGCCCTCGGCCTGACCCTCGCGCTGGCCTTCCAGGACACCTTCCTCGCCTCGTACACCGACTTCCTGGCGATCCTCCAGTACGTCCTGATCCCGTGGACCGCCATCAACCTCGTCGACTTCTATCTGGTGCGGCGCGGCCACTACGACGTACCGTCCTTCTTCGCGCCCGGCGGCGGCGTGTACGGACGCGTCAACGGCCCGGCCGTCCTGGTCTACGCCGTGAGCTTCGCGCTGGAGGTCCCCTTCATGCACACCTCCGCCTACACCGGCCCGGTCGCCGGCGCCCTCGGCGGAATAGACCTCTCCTGGGCCGTGGGCCTGCTGGTCCCGTCCGTCGCGTACTGGCTCATCGCCCGCCGCCGTACCGCCGCCGTGCCCCACGGCACCACCGCGGCCGCCCCTGCCCCCGCCCTCCCCCAGGAAGGCTCCTGA
- a CDS encoding pyridoxamine 5'-phosphate oxidase family protein codes for MSTIPDLRAEAARLLHTNRYLTLGTASPEGAPWTTPVTYAWDDADHFYWWSASDAVHSRNIAANPAVSLLVFDSQVSDAEAQALYGEGTAHALAPADLPTALAVFYARRYPDPAVRARKARKPAEFQGDSPKRFYCATIHTYSALTPDPHPVHGNTVPHRLVFPFTTAWAKAYEPGEPGT; via the coding sequence ATGTCGACCATCCCCGATTTACGCGCCGAAGCGGCACGCCTCCTGCACACCAACCGCTACCTCACCCTCGGAACCGCCAGCCCCGAAGGCGCCCCGTGGACCACCCCCGTCACCTACGCCTGGGACGACGCCGACCACTTCTACTGGTGGTCCGCCTCGGACGCGGTGCACTCCCGCAACATCGCCGCCAACCCCGCCGTCTCGCTCCTGGTCTTCGACTCCCAGGTCTCCGACGCCGAGGCCCAGGCCCTCTACGGCGAGGGCACCGCGCACGCCCTCGCCCCGGCCGACCTGCCGACGGCGCTGGCGGTCTTCTACGCCCGCCGCTACCCGGACCCCGCCGTCCGCGCGCGCAAGGCCCGTAAACCCGCCGAGTTCCAGGGCGACTCACCCAAGCGCTTCTACTGCGCCACGATCCACACCTACTCGGCCCTCACCCCGGACCCCCACCCGGTCCACGGCAACACGGTGCCCCACCGGCTCGTCTTCCCCTTCACCACGGCATGGGCGAAGGCATACGAACCGGGTGAGCCGGGGACCTGA